CTGTTATTATGAGAAGAAAAGGAAGGACAAGAGCCCATAATTTTTAAGGAAATAAATGTTATAAGAAATTAATCTCAATTTTCATGGTAATTTCATCGATTTGTTTTTCATTTTATATTACCAAACACTCCTTCGACATGATTTTCTACTAATTGGAAACCGTCTTATTGCCAATTCCTTGTGGTCCATATGGCAAACATAAATAAGGTCAAATTTAGCAACCACGGCACCAGCCCCTTCTTGCTATGCAAGGTGATGTCTATTTCAGAAGCTTGCTTCACTAGATATATTGAATCTGAGGGGACTTCAGGGAGGCAAAACAGCTTTCAAGAGAGTATTCAAGGGAGTGTTGGCTCCCAGATGCAATTTTATACAGGAATCTGATGGCTCTTATAAGGGTTTTGATGTTCTTGCAGGTTTTGGATATGCAATCAGGAAGGCTGATGGTGACCTTTGGGTGATAAGAGGACCTTGTAGAGCAGCTAGACCTTCCATGACAGAGTGCATTTCACTGTTGGAAAGGCTGAGGAGAATCAAACAGAATAACTTAAGAAATGTTCTTGTGGAGATGGATGCAGAATCTGTCATAAATTTTGAGAAAGGAACTGGTCCGATTCCTTGGTTTTGTTCCAGATATCAGACATTTAGTGTAGTCAAATGTCGTAGATTTCACTTGCATACAGGGAGAGTTTAACCACGTGGTGCATAGTTTTGCTACTACATCTAAAACAAGTTGTAATTCCTCCAAAATTAGCACTGCTGGTACTGTGGTAGGTCATTTTGTAAGATCTCCTTAACTAAATTTTCAGGGACAAAAAAGGAAGGCATCCGTTGCCTTGCCGACAAAAAGTTCTCAAACCAACTTACTTTAGTCTCATATCCTTGCAATCCAGTCCAGAACTCCAACACTTCATGTGTTATGTTTTCTAAAAGGCAGGAAGTAAACTAAAGCACACAATTTATTTTCAACTATAAGATCAATTTAGTCTGTCTTTGCATTTTCCAGTCTAGTTGCCAAAAAATTGTGGTGTTGTCGCCTTGTCGGGCCAGATCCACCTAGGATCACAAATTCGATCTGAATGACATAAATAAAGAAACCCTAAGGTTCAAGTATGGATGCATATCTGATAACTATAAAATTTGGATCCGAAATCAGATTCATGCACATTATCCAGTAATATTGGGTCCATATCCAAAAATTAAAGATAACCAAAATTTTGATGCAGTTTTTGGGTTACCGGACTACATTGACACAATAGCTGCAAAACACAAGAAACAACATAGTTCTGAagaaaaaggaatgaaactgtgcAGATAATTTCAAGTATATATCATATTCAGTGTGGGGAACTTCTTACACCAGCATAGCATCCTCAACTGTGGCAGCAAGAGGAGAAACAACTTCAACAGTTCCACAATCGCATAATGACCTATACAAAAGTCACAGATTCTAGTACACAATCTTTCACAAGGGTTGTTGGACTGATATGTGATAAATAGAATAACTTGGAGGCAACAATATATAAAAACATCTTAGTTAAATTTGATCTTCTGTTAGTAGAAAACATAAAATGTTTAGTAATCTAAGAATTTGACATTGGCACTTGGATTCGTAGCAGAAGGAAAGTACAATGATTTTTAACTAAGAACTTCAGCAGGAATAATATCTAGTTTCCAGTTCCATCCACAAAATCTTTAATGATGAAGTTATGATATTAAATAACTAGTTGGAGGGGTCCAAAAAAGTAATACCCTGTCATGTCTGTTCGTGCAAATGTTGTTTTCAGTCCCACAATGCCACAAAGTGAAGACGGAATTCTAACTGAACCTGCCTTCAGAAAGTAAATGAATCTGAATATGTGCGAGCATTCTGAAACATTAGTATCTAGCAACTCAAAGAATACATTCACACAACCTCCACCATCTGTCCCTACAGCTGCAGAACATATTCCAGATGCAACAAGTGCTGCAGGACCAGAGGAAGAACCACCTGTGTATCTTTCAAATGAATATGGATTTCTTGCCGTTCTATACAAAATAGAATATAAATTAGTATATTAACATAAGACTAAGAGAGAGACAGCAGAAAGGGAAAAATTGGATGACATACATATAAAATTTCTGAGGGACAAACCCACAACCACAACCACAACCACAATGACTGACACCAACTTATGGTGCATAAAATAAGGAATATTTGGGATTCAAGACAGAAAAGTATACTACAGTCACTAATCAGCTTAGTTATAAGATGTGTTAAGAATTTGAGTTCCTACCCACTATAAAATTTAGCAAAAACTTAAAAGAGTTCATAAACAGTAAGGATGACAAAAAACAATGGGTCATGCTGCTTAGAACTGACTTTGCCAATATTTTGGTGGTTAATTGTTCTACTACCAAGAGTCAATTTGAGATCATTTATGGTCATGTTCCATCTCATTATCTAATCCTTGTTACTCTACTTGAATCATCATTATCaagcaaaaaaaggagaagattttgTGATCACCATGGTGAAGATTCATGAAGAAGAAATTAGAAGCCAATAAGCAACTTTACAAAGAAAATGCCAACAAGCATCATCATATAAAGATCTTTAAAGAAGGAGATTTTGTATGGGTTATTCTTAAAAAGGAGTGTTTTCCAATCAAGAGCCTATAACAAACTTATAGAAAAGAAGAGTGATCCTTAATAAGTTCTCGAGAGAATCAATGGTAATGCTTACAAGTTAAAGTTTCCACCATGTCTTGATACTCAACCAAGGTTGTCAAATTCACTTTCCTACCTAGGATTATAAAGGGTTTCACACACTCGGATCATAGGATAGGATCGTAAGATCATGAGATCctatgatttataaaaaattaatcataagATACATATTACCTATAccaatttataaataatttttctaagattTAATAACAATAAGGCTCACATCTTAGAGTTTCCACACCTAAGAAAACCCCTCTATTCGTTTTTTAGGTGAAAAGCACTTCAACCGAAGGAAGCAATCTTTATTTGATGGAGAACCAAGAGGAAAATGTGCAATAGAGTTCTTAGATGGATCCTTAAAGATAAGAATTCCTGCCTTCAAGCCTTAGCCTAAGCAATTCGATTTTGTATTCTATTATTTTATAGATTAGATTTACTTTAGAATTTGATCTTAAAATCCAAGAAAGTAGGTAAAAGCAAAGTtcataatttcgtaccgtaccagagtttcgacgaTGCTCGATTTCTGCTCACGTGGGAGAAGAAATCGTTTCCTTCTCCCTGcgcgaaaaaagaaaagaaaggcaacGTTGCTCGGTTTCcccgtgcaaaaaaaaaaaaagagagagagagagaaaggcaaTGTCGCTTGGTTTCCCCAcacgaaaaaaaagaaaaaaagagaaagggcGACGTCACTGGGTTTCTGCCTGCGTGGAGAGAAGAAACCATTTCCTTCTCCCCATGCGAAAAAAAAAGGCAACATCGCTCGATTTCTACCCGCGAGGGGAGAAGAAGCCGAGGGTTCCTTCTCCCCGcgcaaaaaagtaaaaaaaaaaaagcctcgtTCCTTCTATCTGCATAGGGAGAAAAAATCGGTTCTCCCCGCAACATCACCAAGACGTCGCTAaggcttcttctctccccgcgcgGATAAGAGAAGTCATTGAGGCCTCATCGCCTCAGACAAGGAGGTGACATCATCTGCAGCATCCAGCGAGGGAGGACGACGACTGATTGGGATCGTCGAGAGAGAGCGGCTCCAAATCTTTaggttttctcttttcttctctctcttctctttcttctctctctgctAATATAGTGATCAATTTAGGATGATAACGGAGCGAAAAGAGCCCCAATTGACGCTACCGCAAGGTAACAGGCAATTCGCATACCGTTCTGTTGACGGACTAGTACCgagcgatattattcgaaattaaaattctTTGGTAAAAGAACTCTAAAataatgtgttttttctattttttatctGATTTCCAAATATCGATCCATACCAATGTACCGACACCAAGGACACTAATACAGATTGATACATACTAGTCCGACCTCAAATTGATATGGGGGTTTAATACAATATTGCAATCCTTACTTGCTACTCTATTTGAATCACCTATCAAGCAAAAAGGAGAAGATTTTGCAATAACCATGGGAAATATTCACAAAAAAGTAAAGAAATTAGTAAGCAGTAATCAAGCTTACAAAGAAAATTTCAACAAACATCATCATATCCTTGAAGGAAATCTTGTACGGGTTTTTCCAAAAGGGGCATTTCCCAACAAGAGCTTATAACAAACTTAAAAGAAGAAGATTGGTTCTTGTCGAGTTCTCAAGAGAATCAATGATCACATTCACAAAATAAAGCTTCCGCCTGGTATTCATTCTCACTCAAGATTCAACATTTGAGACTTATCAATTTAGCATGGTAACAATGGTGGCAACAAGAATTATGCAACCACCATGCCATCAATCCCGGCACATGCCAACATGTCTGTCAATTATGTATCCTCTATACTGCATGGAACAGCAGAAACCATTTGTTGGAATGTATATATGGACATGATTTTTACTCTATGGACAAATAAGTATTCTTCAATATGAAAGCATAAAAATTCAGTTCAGAGATAACAAAACAACAAAATGATCTCACTACTTTGAAATGCAAAGACAACACCAGGAACAAATCACATTATGCAAAAATTATATCCCCATTAATTGTCTTTCACTAAGCATAACAAATTCCCTTGTAATTACAATGtgatttaaatttattaacaATGCCTACTCAAACAAGGGATTCTTAACCATATCAAAGAATTAAATCTAGATATAATTCCCTTTAAACCCAAAAGTAACATCCTTGATGACAAGCATTACAACTAGAATGCTCAGTAAATTCCTAAATTTTGGTTCCAAATGAACAAAAAATATTCAGGCTAAATTTCTGCAAAAGAAGCTGAATTTCCAGTTATGGGAGAACAATATCTGACaccaaacttctaaatactaataTTGTGATATCAAACTGGCTCAGTACTGTGAATAAAGTCAATATAGTGTGATACATGAAGCCATCTTTGCCACAACCAATAGCATTAGAGCAATAAATACCCATAATTGGGATTGTTCCCAGTTGTTCCAAGCCCCAGCTCATGCATGTTCGCCTTTCCTACAAGTATCACACCACAACTTCGTAATCTAGAAACGCATACCGCATCTTGCTTGACAGTGCGAACCTCGTGAAACCATGTTGTAGCACCTGAATGTGAAGCATTCGACAAATAAATTCATCTCTAAAGATTTCATTAACAAATAAGTAAATGCTTGCCAATCTGACCTTTAGTTGGGTGTGGATAGCAGTCTATATCATCTTTAATGGCAATAAAGACACCATCTATGATGGATAAGGGATTTCCTGCATGGTCCACATTAAGTCTCTTCTAAGACCAGAGAATTCATGGGAGACAAGAGTTCAACACTCTAGGAAGATGTATGCATTAGTGTCACCTGCTCTAAATCTTTCTGTGGAATCTGCAGCTTGCTTCCTCACTTCATCTGCATTAAAAGAGATCAGAAGTGGCACAGGTGGCTTCTTGCCATTAAATTCATCCACAGCAGAAATGATGCGCTCCGCAACCTAGATTACATGCAAGTTGAGTCCATGATGGACTGTCCACCCGTCTAAATAAAACAGTAAAATTTCAAAATCTCTTAGCAACTTACAATTAATGGAGTTGTGATATCAGATCGATAAGCATGTGCATAATCACGAATTGTCCAATACAAAAAATTAGAAGGGCGGTCAGGATTCCAGTGGCGAGAGGGATCATATAATGGAAGGCACTCCATGGCTGCCTCAAGACGAGCAATAGGATGTCTGTCTTCATCCAAGACAACTACACCTGTCTCTGGGTCTGAAATTTATCACATTCAGAACTCAATCATTTATCTGGGCCAAGTCACATGGCTAATGAGGCAGATATCAAGCATAATTTGCCTATTACAGCCATTACTTGTGTAGTTTTCAGTCTATCGAACACGAAAAGGTACAGTAACTATACTAAGCATGTTGCTTTCCAGCAGCTCACTTGAATACTATGAAACCATAGGATAGGAACTAGAAAAATAACCTATTAATTGCATGATATGAGAGAAGAGTGTCAATCATTTTTTTAGCATGAATAAGCTTAGGAAAACGATGAGTCCTTTTTTATCATAAAGGAAAAGATAGGCACTTAGCAATAATTTCCATCTGAAAATTTTACAAGAGCACCTTGAGGTGGGAACTCAGGCCGAAACATTGGTCGCTCGGGAATCACAGTATTCCTCAACATCTGCGTAACAAAACGAGCAATGTCCAAATTAGTAATATCCCccttttttcttttccctttttatactACAGAGATGAACGAAAAAGGTGCGAGAATCGTTGCATCAAAAAATTGGTGGATACAGAAAGATACGAACCTCGGTGACTCCGTTCTTGTGCTTCAAGAAAGACGTGATGAGAGAACCGATAAGCGGGGCTTCCATCAGCCAAGTGAAAAGCATAAATCCAAAGCCAGTCAAATGTGGAGCTGCGAGCCACCCAACAATAAAATCACAAGAAGATAAACAAACGATAGATCACATAATCACCATCGGGAGATCGACCGTGACGGTGGAAGAGATCGAGGAAACTATTTGAAACCTTGTATGTGTTGCGGCGTGTATTTGATGTTGGAGATATCGACCTCCGCCACCGGCAACATCACGCGCTTCTTCCGAGACATCTCCTGAAGCCCTTCTTCTTCCACCTCTTGACTGGCACTCGAGAACAGATTAAATGAGATGAGACAGGAGGCAGTTGAGAACAGATTAAATGAGATTAGGGAGGAGGCAGTTGAGAACCGATCAGATGGAGATGAAGATCCGACGGACGGATGCGGGTCGGAGGAGAGGCAAGACGAGGAACCGACGGATAGTAATTTTAACTTATATGTGCGACAAAAGGTTTTTTTAACGATAAAAGCTATGTATTAACTCAAAACACGATTACAGATAACAGTTTACTCATCCaagcataaaataaaagattaggATCCCGACCCTTCATAGACgttctaataaaaataataaaccaGTGAGAACACTAATTGATTTCTTTAAAAATTTGAGTCACCCTCTACTTTATGAATAGATTGAGTAGAACAAAAATATCAGAGTGTACGAGTAAGAAGAAGACTTCCTTATTAATAGCTTCTACAATCCACTCGAAGTCTATCTCAATTATGAGACTATTTACAACTGGACAGTAGCCTTTCATCCCTCTTTCGATCGTCAAAAGTTAATTAGCCGTCCCAGTGGTTGGGATGCCACGGTCTGCAGTCAAATATTATTGTGGCTTTTGGCTGACTTGATCGTTGTGACAGCGTTGAGAATTGATGCAGCATTGGTTTGTCCACTTTGAATATTCAAACAACccaagatttaaaaaaatatattcctctATCCAAAATTTACGAAAGAGGACAAATATGCCCTTACCCATTAtggattataatataattttgatgAATTGTATCTGATctattttgttttaatttaatCGATTTATTCTAAGAAAAACCTACATCAGTTTTTGTCTTATTCAATCCAGTTCTTCTTAACAGTCTTTCCACTTCTTTCATCGTGCACCTCTATCCTCTATCACAAAAAGTAATCACCCCTTTacactttcttttttctttattctCTTCCCAGATCACTCCACCCCACTTATTTGCTCCTTCTCCTCTTTCCTCGTCTTGGAACATATCGGGTGACATACTTTGTATCGAACAAAATAATCTTGATCATTATCAATTTGTATCGAGGCCCAAAATTAATCGAGGCCCAAAATTAAATTAGTTCCGATGCTTAATTTGACCATTGAATCTATTTGAATGTCTATTTAACCTTAAACACTTTTTTAGCACTTTTAATTTGACCATTGGATCTCTCGATCTCATAAATTCTTTCTCTTATTTAATATCAACTAAAGAACAATTCAAAATATATTACAAATATACTCATCAATGTCCAAAAAAAATCACAATCCCTTCCTTATTtgagtatttttaatcaaaaaattaaaatttatatt
The DNA window shown above is from Musa acuminata AAA Group cultivar baxijiao chromosome BXJ2-4, Cavendish_Baxijiao_AAA, whole genome shotgun sequence and carries:
- the LOC135610211 gene encoding fatty acid amide hydrolase-like isoform X2, whose translation is MSRKKRVMLPVAEVDISNIKYTPQHIQAPHLTGFGFMLFTWLMEAPLIGSLITSFLKHKNGVTEMLRNTVIPERPMFRPEFPPQDPETGVVVLDEDRHPIARLEAAMECLPLYDPSRHWNPDRPSNFLYWTIRDYAHAYRSDITTPLIVAERIISAVDEFNGKKPPVPLLISFNADEVRKQAADSTERFRAGNPLSIIDGVFIAIKDDIDCYPHPTKGATTWFHEVRTVKQDAVCVSRLRSCGVILVGKANMHELGLGTTGNNPNYGTARNPYSFERYTGGSSSGPAALVASGICSAAVGTDGGGSVRIPSSLCGIVGLKTTFARTDMTGSLCDCGTVEVVSPLAATVEDAMLVYAAMAGSSKADRISLNPSPLCCPNLSSSNNLNILQSVRLGKYTEWFNDVSNNDISNKCEDAVNLLSANFGCQIIEITLPELEEMRTAHVVSIGSESLCGLNAYRGERRRIMYYYMEAFKKVDIIVTPTTGITAPKIPLSSLQYGESNYETSGYLMRFILAGNLLGLPAISVPIGYDKQGLPIGLQLIGRPWSEASILRVAFAVEELYLGHRKRPSQFYDVLQAT
- the LOC135610211 gene encoding fatty acid amide hydrolase-like isoform X1, whose product is MSRKKRVMLPVAEVDISNIKYTPQHIQAPHLTGFGFMLFTWLMEAPLIGSLITSFLKHKNGVTEMLRNTVIPERPMFRPEFPPQDPETGVVVLDEDRHPIARLEAAMECLPLYDPSRHWNPDRPSNFLYWTIRDYAHAYRSDITTPLIVAERIISAVDEFNGKKPPVPLLISFNADEVRKQAADSTERFRAGNPLSIIDGVFIAIKDDIDCYPHPTKGATTWFHEVRTVKQDAVCVSRLRSCGVILVGKANMHELGLGTTGNNPNYGTARNPYSFERYTGGSSSGPAALVASGICSAAVGTDGGGSVRIPSSLCGIVGLKTTFARTDMTGSLCDCGTVEVVSPLAATVEDAMLVYAAMAGSSKADRISLNPSPLCCPNLSSSNNLNILQSVRLGKYTEWFNDVSNNDISNKCEDAVNLLSANFGCQIIEITLPELEEMRTAHVVSIGSESLCGLNAYRGERKYSELTLDTRTSLALFRSFSAADYVAAQRLRRRIMYYYMEAFKKVDIIVTPTTGITAPKIPLSSLQYGESNYETSGYLMRFILAGNLLGLPAISVPIGYDKQGLPIGLQLIGRPWSEASILRVAFAVEELYLGHRKRPSQFYDVLQAT